The genomic interval CGCGAGGGAGCGGGTGCTCGTGGAGGGCGGTCGCCAGGGCGAGTACGGGGAAACCGGCGAGCGGCAGCAGCGCGGTGGTGACCACCTGGCGGCGGACCGTCGCATCCTGGACGGTGAAGAGCGCGAGGAGCGCGGCGAGTCCCGCGGTGATGGAGGCGGTCAGGGACAGCCCGGCCAGTTCGGCCGCGGCCACCGAGAGCCCCACCCCGATGACGGCGCGCGTGGACACGCGCAGACGCAGAAGCCCCGGATCAGGAGCGCTGAACATCCTCTTCACGACGGTGTGACCGCCCCCCTCGGCGAACCGATCTTCACGGACATGGGAAAGGCGCCGCTGTCCGGGAGCGGCTTCGTTGCCGGTCCGGCGCTGCGCGGCGCCATGAATACACAAAGGAAAGCATCAAGTGGCACGGTGGCTCAACTCGCCCTGGAACCACTGAGCCATTGGTACAGTAAGCGATCCGAGAACCGAGCCAGAAGGAGGCCAACGGATCATGGCGGTGGACGAACTCGACACCCGCATCCTGCGCCTGCTCATCGAGCAGCCCCGCACCAGCGTGCGCGAGTACGCCCGCGTCCTGGGCATCGCGCGCGGGACGCTCCAGGCCCGGCTGGAGCGGCTGGAGCGGGACGGAGTGATCACCGGTACAGGTCCCGCCCTCTCCCCCGCCGCGCTCGGCCACCCCGTCCTCGCTTTCGTCCACATCGAGGTAACCCAGGGCCACCTCGACGAGGTGGGCGACGCGCTGGCGGCCGTACCGGAGATCATCGAGGCGTTCTCCATCACGGGCGGCGGTGACCTGCTGACCCGGGTGGTGGCGCGCGACAACGGGCACCTGGAGGACGTCATCCAGCGGCTGATCCAGATGCCGGGCGTCGTACGGACGCGTACCGAGGTGGCACTGCGCGAACGCGTGCCGCACCGGCTGCTGCCGCTGGTCGAGGCGGTGGGCAGGGCGGCCGCCAGAACCCCGTAGTCACCGGCTTGGCATGCTGGTGCCATGAGCACCCCGCACGGTACCTCGGTCATCTTCGATCTCGACGGAACGCTCGTCGACAGCGAGCCGAACTATTACGAGGCGGGCCGACGGCTGCTCGCCCGGCGCGGCACCACGGACTTCACGTGGGAGGTGCACGCCCGCTTCATCGGGATCAGCACGCGCGAGACGCTGATGGCGCTGCGCGAGCGGTACGGCATCGAGGCGCCGCTCGACGAGCTCCTCGCCGAGAAGAACCGGCTCTATCTGGAACTGGCCGGCGCCTCGACCGAAGTGTTTCCCGAGATGCGGAAGTTCGCCGAGCGGCTGCACGCGGAGGGGACCCCGATGATCGTGGCCTCGGGGTCCTCGCGCACCGCCATCGACGCCGTGCTCGCCTGCACCGGCCTGGACGCCCTGATCACCGCCGTCGTCTCCGCCGATGAGGTGCCGCACGGCAAGCCCGCGCCCGATGTCTTCCTGGAGGCCGCCCGCAGGATCGGCGCCGCGCCCGCCGACTGTGTGGTCCTGGAGGACGCCCCGGCCGGCGCGACGGCAGCGCACGCCGCGGGCATGCGCTGCATCGCGGTCCCCTACGTCGACGGCACGGACACCGACCCGGCGTTCGCCACGGCCGGGCTGCTCTTCCCGGGCGGCCAGAGCGAGTTCACGGCGAGGGCGGCGTACGACTGGCTCGCGCAGCGGCCCGCCCGGCCCTGAACTCGGGAGGGTTCAGCCGGTGCGCCGCACCTTGAGCGTGTTGTCCGTACGGGTGCCGGGCTGCCCGTCTTCCGGCCGGGTCTGGATCCGCTCGTGTTCTTCGCTGACCAGCACCTCCCACTGCCCTTCCGGCAGCTCAAGCGCTTCGAGAACCTCATCCGGCGTGGGGAAGGCCACGTCGGCAGGGTGGTTGTGCTCCCACGACGGGTACCCGGCATGTCCGACGATCAGGAGTACGCCGCCGGGCGCGACGGCCGCGGCAGCCGTCCGCAGGATCTTCTCGCGCGGCATTTCGCCCCAGGAGTGCAGGAACTGGGCGGAGACCAGGTCGAATTCGCCTGCGGGGAACGACTCGCCCAGGTCGTGCCGCTGCCAGTCGATCCGGTCGGCCACTCCCGCCTCTGCCGCGTGCCCGGCCGCACGGCCGAGGGCGATTCCGGAGATGTCTGTGGCGGTGACTCGCCATCCCTGCTGTGCGAGCCAGATCGCGTCGGCTCCCTCGCCGCAGCCCAGATCCAGGGCCCTGCCCGGCTTCAGGCCGGTGGTTTCACGGACCAGGGCGGCGTTGGGGTTCCCGCTCCAGATGCGGTCGCTCTCGGCGTACCGGGCGTCCCAGAGCTCCGCGCCCGACTTGAGCTCCGCGCCCGACTTGGCATCCTTTGTCATCGGTGTGTCCTCCCATGTCCTACTGTGTGCGACGGCCCGGTGCGCGACGGCCCGGCGGGTGTCCTCGGCGACGAGGTCGGCGTTGATCGCCGCGGCGGCGCGCACGCCGGCACCGGCGGCGCCGATGACCTGTTCCGTCAGGTTGGCGACATTGCCGGCCACCCACACGCCGGGCACGGCGGTCGCGCCGGTCGGGTCGGCGGCGATGTAGCTGCCGATCACATGTCCGTCCCGTTCCTGCTCGGTCGGCTCAAGGCCCAGGCCCGCCAGGAGGCCGCCGCGTGCGGTGAAGAGCGGGGCGACGACAAGGGCCTCGCAGCCGGCCGACCGGCTGTCGGCCAGGGTCACGCCGGTGAGGCGGTCGCCGGTGATCTCCAGACCGGTCACCCGCCCGTCCACCACGGCGATGTCGCGGGCCGCGAGCTGCTCGTACTCCTCCTCGCCCACTCCCGCCCAGGTGTGCAGGAAGAGAGTCACGTTCGTGCTCCACTGCCGCCACAGCAGGGCCTGATGCACCGCGAGCGGCCCGGTGGCCAGGACTCCGATCGGACGATCGCGCACCTCCCAGCCGTGGCAGTACGGGCAGTGCAGCACCTCGCGCCCCCACCGCTCCGCCACGCCTGGCACCTCGGGCAGCTCGTCGACCAGGCCGGTCGTCACCAGCAGTCGGTCCGCCTCGACCGCTGCCCCGTCTTCGAGTACGACGCGAAAGCCCCCGGCGTCCATGCGCTCGGCCGTCACGACGCTCCCTGTCACGATCTCGCCGCCGTAGCCGGTCACTTCCGCGCGGCCCTCGGCGAGCAGCTGCGCGGGGGGCGTCCCCTCGCGGGCGAGGTAGCCGTGGACGTGGGCGGCCGGGGCGTTGCGGGGCCGGCCGGCGTCGATCACCAGCACCGAGCGGCGTGCCCGGGCGGGGGTGAGTGCGCCGCTCAGCCCCGCGGCGCCACCACCGACGACCACGACGTCGTAGCGCTCCTGCTGCGCCGCCTGCTCTCTCTGTACGGTCATGTCTGGTACCTCCATTCGTGGGAGATGGTCCGCCCGGACCCCGGCGCTTGACAAAGTTTGTTGCCGGGTCGGCAAATGGAGAGATGGCAGACGACGACTTCGCAAGTGTGCTGACCGCCGTGGGACCGCGCCTGCGGGCGCTGCGCCGGGAACGCGGCACCACCCTGGCCCAGCTGAGCGAGACCACCGGAATCTCGCTCAGTACGCTCTCGCGCCTGGAGTCCGGGCAGCGCAAACCGACCCTGGAGCTCCTGCTGCCCCTGGCGAGGGCCCACGGCGTACAACTGGACGTACTCGTGGACGCGCCGGCGACCGGCGATCCCCGCATCCACCCACGCCCGTTCACGCGCCACGGCATGACCTTCATCCCGCTGACCCGCCAACGCGGCGGCCTGGTCGCGTACAAGCAGGTCATGCCTCCGGGTCACGGCGGAAGCGGGGAGCTCGAACAGCGGGTGCACGAGGGTTACGAGTGGCTGTACGTCCTCGCGGGCCGGCTGCGGCTCGTCCTGGGCGAGCACGACTTCGTCCTCACGGCCGGGGAAGTCGCCGAGTTCGACACCCGCACGCCGCACGCCTGGGCCAACGCGGGCCCGGAGCCGGTCGAATTCCTCAGCCTGTTCGGACAGCAGGGCGAGCGGATGCACGTACGCGCCCGCCCCGCTGCAGGCAAGTGACCCGCAGGTGAATCGGCCATTGTGCGGTCGGTGACCCGCGGCGGCACAGTGGAGGTACGGACGAAATCCGTACCAGAGGAACTCAAGGGACTCAGCCGTGAAGGACGACGACACGCTGCGGACCTACCGCGGCAAACGGCACTTCGACACGACCTCGGAGCCACGCGGCGACGGCGAGCAGGCGGGCGGCGCCCCGCGCTTCGTCGTGCAGATCCATGACGCGCGCCGCATGCACTTCGACTTCCGGCTGGAAGTGGACGGCGTACTGAAGTCGTGGGCCGTACCGCGCGGCCCGTCGGAGAACCCGCACGACAAGCGGCTGGCCGTGCCGACGGAGGACCATCCGCTGGAGTACCGCGAGTTCGAGGGCGTCATTCCGAGCGGCGAGTACGGCGGCGGCACGGTCATCGTCTGGGACCAGGGCACGTACGAGCCGCTCAGCCACGACCGGCGGGGCAGGCCCGTACCGTTCGACGAATCCCTGGAGAAGGGGCACGCCACCTTCCGGCTCGACGGGACCAAGCTGCACGGCGAGTTCGCCCTCACCCGCTTCCGGGGCGGCCACGAGGGCGACGAGCCCGGCGAGGAAGCGTGGCTGCTGATCAAGGCCGACGACAAGCGGGCCGTCCACGGCAAGCCCGGTACGCCGGACCCGCACCGCGCCCGTTCGGCCCGTACGGGGCGCACCCTGCGCCAGGTCGCCGCCGAGGAACCGGCAGACCTGCCGCGAGAACTGGGAGAACCGTCATGACCGACCGCGAGGACCGCAAGACGGTGGAAGCCCTGCTCGACGAGTACGGCAAGACCTACGCCGACGAGGCGGGCATCCGACTGCGCGACACCCCCCAGCCCCTCTACCAGCTCCTCGTCCTGAGCCATCTCCTCAGCGCCCGCATCCGGGCATCCGTGGCGGTGGCCGCGGCACGTGCGCTGTTCGAACACGGCATGCGCACTCCGCGCAAGATGGCCGACGCGACCTGGCAGCAGCGCGTCGACGCCCTCGGCGAGGGCGGCTACCGGCGCTACGACGAACGGACCGCGA from Streptomyces spiramyceticus carries:
- a CDS encoding Lrp/AsnC family transcriptional regulator translates to MAVDELDTRILRLLIEQPRTSVREYARVLGIARGTLQARLERLERDGVITGTGPALSPAALGHPVLAFVHIEVTQGHLDEVGDALAAVPEIIEAFSITGGGDLLTRVVARDNGHLEDVIQRLIQMPGVVRTRTEVALRERVPHRLLPLVEAVGRAAARTP
- a CDS encoding helix-turn-helix domain-containing protein is translated as MADDDFASVLTAVGPRLRALRRERGTTLAQLSETTGISLSTLSRLESGQRKPTLELLLPLARAHGVQLDVLVDAPATGDPRIHPRPFTRHGMTFIPLTRQRGGLVAYKQVMPPGHGGSGELEQRVHEGYEWLYVLAGRLRLVLGEHDFVLTAGEVAEFDTRTPHAWANAGPEPVEFLSLFGQQGERMHVRARPAAGK
- a CDS encoding HAD family hydrolase gives rise to the protein MSTPHGTSVIFDLDGTLVDSEPNYYEAGRRLLARRGTTDFTWEVHARFIGISTRETLMALRERYGIEAPLDELLAEKNRLYLELAGASTEVFPEMRKFAERLHAEGTPMIVASGSSRTAIDAVLACTGLDALITAVVSADEVPHGKPAPDVFLEAARRIGAAPADCVVLEDAPAGATAAHAAGMRCIAVPYVDGTDTDPAFATAGLLFPGGQSEFTARAAYDWLAQRPARP
- a CDS encoding DNA polymerase ligase N-terminal domain-containing protein, which codes for MKDDDTLRTYRGKRHFDTTSEPRGDGEQAGGAPRFVVQIHDARRMHFDFRLEVDGVLKSWAVPRGPSENPHDKRLAVPTEDHPLEYREFEGVIPSGEYGGGTVIVWDQGTYEPLSHDRRGRPVPFDESLEKGHATFRLDGTKLHGEFALTRFRGGHEGDEPGEEAWLLIKADDKRAVHGKPGTPDPHRARSARTGRTLRQVAAEEPADLPRELGEPS
- a CDS encoding bifunctional NAD(P)/FAD-dependent oxidoreductase/class I SAM-dependent methyltransferase; this encodes MTVQREQAAQQERYDVVVVGGGAAGLSGALTPARARRSVLVIDAGRPRNAPAAHVHGYLAREGTPPAQLLAEGRAEVTGYGGEIVTGSVVTAERMDAGGFRVVLEDGAAVEADRLLVTTGLVDELPEVPGVAERWGREVLHCPYCHGWEVRDRPIGVLATGPLAVHQALLWRQWSTNVTLFLHTWAGVGEEEYEQLAARDIAVVDGRVTGLEITGDRLTGVTLADSRSAGCEALVVAPLFTARGGLLAGLGLEPTEQERDGHVIGSYIAADPTGATAVPGVWVAGNVANLTEQVIGAAGAGVRAAAAINADLVAEDTRRAVAHRAVAHSRTWEDTPMTKDAKSGAELKSGAELWDARYAESDRIWSGNPNAALVRETTGLKPGRALDLGCGEGADAIWLAQQGWRVTATDISGIALGRAAGHAAEAGVADRIDWQRHDLGESFPAGEFDLVSAQFLHSWGEMPREKILRTAAAAVAPGGVLLIVGHAGYPSWEHNHPADVAFPTPDEVLEALELPEGQWEVLVSEEHERIQTRPEDGQPGTRTDNTLKVRRTG